A portion of the Halodesulfovibrio aestuarii DSM 17919 = ATCC 29578 genome contains these proteins:
- a CDS encoding TIGR03960 family B12-binding radical SAM protein encodes MRELLQLVPKPSRYLGIEEGTVHKQGKDISIHTALAFPDMYEVGMSYLGQKILYGILNERENWWAERVFTPCVETAQVLRDHNTPLATLESDTPLGDLDMVGFHVTHELCYTNILYMLDLSGIPYRTADRGDTLDIPIIMAGGGCTLSAEPLAPFMDLMTLGEGEFMMVELLETLEQCKKENTSRHEFLLRAAKIPGVYVPSFFEEKEAGTMLVPTEDITARPTRRVVPQMDDATFPTSQPIPFGAVHSRLALEIARGCTRGCRFCQAGMTYRPARERSVTNVEKIVQESLTTTGYDDLSFLSLSTGDFSALKELFMNTVDRCTQEQVSVSLPSLRVGSIDDDIMEKMASIRRTGATLAPEAGSQRLRDVINKGITEEAIITHVRKLYQHGWQQVKLYFMIGLPTETYEDLDEIIELCRKVRGAAGKRIQVTAGISPFVPKPNTPFQWEPQISYDEIRNRIFYLRDKFKQEKNMRMRWHEPESSLLEGIFSRGDRRLADVVETAYAKGAVFSSWVEHFSIEPYLEALEEHGLTVDEYTGARDTEAALPWDHLNNGVTKEFLLRELKRAKEEKVTDDCRYGACRVCGACDKGAKESELERLTEDTKYQNILNNEARDQEAHEIELDENGRIVIKSAVSNKPPKLAEHLTVKAAHMRVWYSKEGASVFLSQLELQSIFERIFRRVDLPLTFSQGFHPLPLISFGRALPIGVASKKEWVNIFIREPFTPEEVFKKLISALPTGMHPVAVEKLSMSKKQPQPYAETFKVEYVGDKTREADFIQAFKDMLEEDSIMWTRSTKKGDRTMDVRPVFAKVIFNEDDITITLDWTDIYVSPVNIVKAITPGFDVLDFKMTKLDQHMP; translated from the coding sequence ATGCGTGAATTGCTGCAACTGGTTCCCAAACCAAGCCGTTACCTCGGCATCGAAGAAGGAACCGTTCATAAACAAGGCAAAGACATTTCCATCCACACCGCACTTGCATTTCCAGATATGTACGAAGTGGGCATGTCATACCTTGGTCAAAAGATTCTTTACGGAATCCTCAACGAGCGTGAAAACTGGTGGGCAGAACGTGTTTTCACCCCGTGCGTAGAAACCGCACAGGTTCTGCGTGACCACAACACACCGCTGGCAACGCTGGAATCCGACACTCCACTTGGCGATCTCGACATGGTCGGCTTTCATGTCACGCACGAGCTTTGCTACACTAACATTCTGTACATGCTCGACCTGAGCGGCATTCCGTACCGCACCGCAGATCGTGGTGACACGCTGGATATCCCGATCATCATGGCTGGTGGCGGCTGCACATTATCTGCCGAACCGCTTGCACCGTTCATGGATCTCATGACCCTTGGTGAAGGCGAATTCATGATGGTTGAATTGCTCGAAACTCTTGAACAGTGCAAAAAAGAAAACACGTCACGACACGAATTTCTTCTTCGGGCAGCAAAAATTCCGGGCGTCTACGTTCCATCCTTCTTTGAAGAAAAAGAAGCAGGAACAATGCTCGTGCCGACCGAAGACATTACCGCGCGTCCAACACGCCGCGTAGTACCGCAAATGGATGATGCAACATTCCCGACCAGCCAGCCGATTCCGTTCGGCGCAGTGCACAGCCGTCTTGCGCTGGAAATCGCACGTGGCTGTACCCGCGGCTGTCGCTTCTGTCAGGCAGGTATGACCTACCGCCCTGCCCGTGAGCGTTCCGTAACAAACGTAGAAAAAATTGTGCAGGAAAGCCTCACAACCACAGGGTACGACGATCTTTCTTTCCTCTCTCTGTCCACCGGTGATTTCTCAGCTCTCAAAGAGTTGTTCATGAACACCGTAGACCGTTGTACACAGGAACAGGTTTCCGTATCATTACCGTCCTTGCGCGTCGGCTCCATTGATGACGACATCATGGAAAAAATGGCTTCCATCCGCCGTACAGGTGCAACCCTTGCTCCGGAAGCAGGCAGCCAGCGTCTACGTGATGTAATCAACAAAGGCATTACGGAAGAAGCCATCATCACCCACGTACGGAAACTCTACCAGCATGGCTGGCAGCAGGTTAAACTGTACTTTATGATCGGCTTGCCAACAGAAACTTACGAAGACCTCGATGAAATTATTGAGCTCTGCCGCAAAGTACGTGGTGCAGCAGGCAAGCGCATTCAGGTAACCGCAGGTATCTCTCCGTTTGTTCCTAAGCCGAACACCCCGTTCCAGTGGGAACCGCAAATTTCTTACGATGAAATCCGCAACCGCATTTTCTACCTGCGCGACAAGTTCAAGCAAGAAAAAAACATGCGTATGCGCTGGCACGAGCCGGAATCCAGCCTTCTTGAAGGTATTTTCTCCCGTGGTGACCGCCGCCTTGCGGACGTTGTGGAAACTGCCTACGCCAAAGGCGCTGTCTTCAGCAGCTGGGTTGAGCATTTCTCCATCGAACCGTACCTTGAAGCGCTCGAAGAGCACGGCCTCACCGTTGATGAATACACCGGAGCACGCGACACCGAAGCTGCGCTTCCGTGGGATCATCTCAATAACGGCGTAACCAAAGAATTTCTCCTTCGCGAACTCAAACGCGCGAAAGAAGAAAAAGTGACTGACGATTGTCGCTACGGCGCATGCCGCGTATGTGGCGCCTGTGATAAAGGTGCAAAAGAGTCTGAACTGGAACGTCTTACCGAAGATACAAAATACCAGAACATTCTCAACAACGAAGCACGGGATCAGGAAGCACACGAGATCGAACTGGACGAAAACGGCCGTATTGTCATCAAGTCCGCAGTATCCAACAAGCCGCCAAAGCTTGCAGAGCACCTTACTGTAAAGGCAGCGCACATGCGCGTCTGGTACAGTAAAGAAGGTGCATCCGTATTCCTTTCGCAGCTGGAACTCCAATCCATTTTCGAACGCATCTTCCGTCGCGTAGATCTGCCGCTCACCTTCTCTCAGGGCTTCCACCCGCTGCCGCTCATTTCATTCGGCCGCGCCCTGCCGATCGGTGTGGCAAGTAAAAAAGAATGGGTGAACATCTTCATTCGCGAACCATTCACACCGGAAGAAGTGTTCAAAAAACTCATCTCTGCGCTGCCGACCGGTATGCATCCGGTAGCAGTAGAAAAGCTCTCCATGTCAAAAAAACAGCCGCAGCCGTACGCAGAGACCTTCAAAGTGGAATACGTGGGCGACAAAACACGCGAAGCCGACTTCATTCAGGCATTCAAAGATATGCTTGAAGAAGATTCCATAATGTGGACACGCTCTACCAAAAAAGGCGACCGCACCATGGACGTACGACCAGTGTTCGCAAAAGTTATCTTCAACGAAGACGACATCACCATTACCCTCGACTGGACAGACATCTACGTGTCACCAGTCAACATCGTCAAAGCAATTACACCGGGCTTCGATGTACTCGACTTTAAAATGACCAAACTCGATCAGCACATGCCTTAG
- a CDS encoding MFS transporter gives MPRTTIQHSALPFRSAFPYLCFLALIFYVNSVERALLSPLLVSIQEEFHFSYTLTTSLLVIRSLGFSLSLFANSFLATHFTHRRIITASIFFVGASFTLLSTTTTYLQLQLGLLFFGLSAGLYFPSGMAMLASLVKKEDISKAFSIHELAPNLGFITAPFIVEIMLSFTDWRGTMRYMGIAAMLLAILFALTSKGGYTHGAPPRFSTVKRILTKRNTWIFFTLVGIALTLETAPYYVLPLFLVDQQNMTSAEANNLLAMSRLATPLMALSAGFISTITGVKPLLFSGLLLSAVSLALMATAHGTLLSAAIIAQPLFPAILFPVIFMVFSDFFPPEEQSLVLAITMPFVGFIGSGIMPNFLGYCGDIFSFETGFGILSALTIASIAALFITPASD, from the coding sequence ATGCCTAGAACTACTATACAACATAGCGCGCTGCCTTTTCGGTCTGCTTTTCCATATCTTTGCTTTCTTGCGCTCATTTTCTACGTAAACAGTGTAGAACGTGCGCTTTTATCACCACTGCTCGTTTCTATTCAGGAAGAATTTCACTTCTCATACACGCTTACCACCAGCCTGCTTGTTATTCGCTCTCTTGGATTCAGCCTGAGCCTTTTTGCCAACAGCTTTCTTGCCACACACTTTACGCACCGGCGCATTATCACAGCATCCATATTTTTTGTCGGAGCAAGTTTCACCCTGCTTTCCACTACGACAACCTACCTTCAACTACAGTTAGGACTGCTGTTTTTTGGGCTTTCTGCGGGATTGTACTTTCCATCCGGCATGGCAATGCTAGCCTCTCTTGTAAAAAAAGAAGATATAAGCAAAGCATTTTCAATTCACGAACTTGCGCCGAATCTTGGTTTCATCACTGCCCCGTTTATCGTTGAAATAATGCTCTCATTCACAGACTGGCGCGGCACCATGCGTTACATGGGTATAGCAGCTATGTTGCTTGCCATTCTCTTTGCACTTACGAGTAAAGGTGGATACACCCACGGAGCACCACCGCGCTTTTCCACCGTCAAACGAATTCTGACAAAGCGTAACACATGGATTTTCTTTACCCTTGTGGGCATTGCTCTGACACTGGAAACCGCTCCATATTATGTGTTACCGTTGTTTCTGGTTGATCAGCAAAACATGACAAGCGCCGAGGCTAACAACCTGCTTGCCATGTCCAGACTGGCAACGCCGTTGATGGCTCTTTCTGCAGGCTTTATCTCGACCATAACAGGCGTCAAACCGCTGCTTTTCAGCGGATTGCTGTTAAGCGCCGTATCCCTTGCGCTTATGGCGACAGCGCACGGAACGCTGCTCTCGGCAGCAATCATTGCACAACCACTGTTTCCAGCTATTCTATTTCCTGTAATTTTTATGGTTTTTTCAGATTTCTTTCCACCGGAAGAACAATCTCTCGTACTCGCAATCACCATGCCTTTTGTGGGATTTATCGGTTCCGGAATCATGCCGAACTTTTTGGGATACTGTGGAGACATATTCTCTTTTGAAACTGGATTTGGCATACTAAGCGCTCTAACAATCGCAAGCATTGCAGCACTGTTTATTACGCCTGCATCAGATTAG
- a CDS encoding phosphotransacetylase family protein: MAAGIYIGSTSGYSGKNMVVMGIGLRLQKEGFDVGYMKPVGAVPEERDGVLGDQDAFFVQDILGQDAPPELVSPVVVTQDFKVRAFSGQFDDLMPSIKHGYEQLAKGKDAMVVAGSGSMYSGRYCNIDGMRVAKALGLQIIVIDRLDKELNYDYLVVLKDVLGDSLAGVILNDIPSSFMNEVDGLIKPFLERNDIKVLGVIPKDPLMGAIKVSDLAERLGGRVISCASKSEKVVENFLIGTMQVENFMTHFRKNKNSAVIVGGDRSDVQLVALEGSCPCLVLTGNLYPNDIILTRSEVLNIPIVVVRDDTYTVAKKMEAILSRHKLRDVIKIRQGAQLVSSSIDFDYIKERMGLSNR, translated from the coding sequence ATGGCTGCAGGAATCTACATTGGCTCTACGTCCGGATATTCCGGTAAAAACATGGTTGTTATGGGCATTGGTCTGCGTCTTCAAAAAGAAGGGTTTGATGTAGGCTACATGAAACCAGTCGGTGCTGTACCGGAAGAGCGTGACGGTGTGCTCGGTGATCAGGACGCATTTTTTGTTCAAGATATTCTCGGACAGGATGCACCACCGGAGCTCGTCAGTCCGGTGGTCGTAACACAGGACTTCAAAGTACGCGCATTCAGCGGACAGTTTGACGATCTCATGCCGTCAATCAAGCATGGGTATGAACAGCTTGCAAAAGGCAAAGACGCTATGGTCGTTGCCGGTTCAGGCTCCATGTACTCCGGCCGCTACTGCAACATTGACGGAATGCGCGTTGCCAAAGCACTTGGTCTGCAAATCATTGTTATAGACCGGCTCGATAAAGAATTGAATTACGACTACCTTGTCGTACTCAAAGATGTTCTGGGAGACAGCCTTGCCGGCGTTATCTTGAATGACATTCCTTCCAGCTTTATGAATGAAGTGGATGGACTCATTAAGCCTTTCCTCGAACGTAATGATATTAAAGTGCTCGGTGTTATCCCGAAAGATCCGCTCATGGGTGCCATTAAAGTAAGCGACCTTGCAGAACGCCTTGGCGGCAGAGTTATCTCCTGCGCGTCCAAATCTGAGAAAGTTGTAGAAAACTTCCTCATCGGCACCATGCAGGTTGAAAACTTTATGACGCACTTTAGAAAGAATAAAAACTCTGCCGTTATCGTAGGTGGTGACCGTTCCGACGTACAGCTTGTTGCCCTTGAAGGCAGCTGCCCGTGCCTCGTACTTACCGGTAACCTCTACCCTAACGATATTATTCTCACCCGCTCAGAGGTGCTGAATATTCCTATCGTCGTTGTTCGCGACGATACCTACACCGTAGCAAAGAAAATGGAAGCTATTCTTTCCAGACACAAATTGCGCGATGTGATCAAAATTCGTCAGGGCGCTCAGCTTGTGAGCTCCTCCATCGATTTTGACTACATCAAAGAACGCATGGGGCTGAGCAACAGATAA